Proteins from one Planctomyces sp. SH-PL62 genomic window:
- a CDS encoding GGDEF domain-containing protein: MSRRLAASPRRDGPERAGATNYFQRVVDALLTHIAVLRPDGEIVAVNAAWSEFAARNGLAPSRCGPGMNYLRVCEGASDAGCEEARLVARGLRDVARGRVPDFQLEYPCHSPTQPRWFLVRATRFVIDSQVSLVVMHDDVTERKLAELELRKANHALEAQVVTDGLTGASNRRLFDQVLSLEWSRHVRTGAPLSMLLLDVDHFKRYNDLHGHLAGDDCLREVARTLLGSIRRPGDVAARYGGEEFAAILPRTDRAGALAVAAIAMERLRLRGLRHAAPGAGPLVTMSVGCATIVPTRNVLPSELVSRADRALYAAKQAGRDRIVAFDG; this comes from the coding sequence ATGAGCAGACGACTCGCCGCCTCGCCGCGGAGGGACGGTCCGGAGCGGGCGGGCGCCACGAACTACTTTCAGCGGGTCGTCGATGCTCTGCTGACCCACATCGCCGTTCTCCGGCCCGACGGCGAGATCGTCGCGGTGAACGCCGCGTGGAGCGAGTTCGCGGCCCGGAACGGGCTGGCCCCGAGTCGCTGCGGGCCGGGGATGAACTACCTTCGCGTCTGCGAAGGAGCTTCCGACGCCGGTTGCGAGGAGGCCCGCCTCGTCGCCCGGGGCCTCCGCGACGTCGCGCGGGGCCGCGTGCCGGACTTCCAGCTCGAGTACCCCTGCCACTCCCCGACCCAGCCCCGCTGGTTCCTCGTCCGCGCGACGCGGTTCGTCATCGATTCGCAGGTCTCCCTCGTGGTCATGCACGACGACGTCACCGAGCGGAAGCTCGCCGAGCTGGAGCTGCGGAAGGCGAATCACGCGCTCGAGGCGCAGGTCGTCACCGACGGCCTCACAGGCGCGAGCAACCGGCGCCTTTTCGACCAGGTGCTGAGCCTGGAGTGGAGTCGCCACGTCCGCACCGGGGCGCCGCTCTCGATGCTCCTGCTCGACGTGGACCATTTCAAGCGATACAACGACCTCCACGGCCACCTCGCCGGCGACGACTGCCTGCGCGAGGTCGCCCGGACGCTCCTGGGGTCGATCCGACGGCCCGGGGACGTCGCGGCCCGCTACGGCGGCGAGGAGTTCGCCGCGATCCTCCCCCGGACCGACCGCGCCGGGGCCCTCGCCGTGGCCGCGATCGCGATGGAACGGCTGCGGCTCCGGGGGCTGCGGCACGCCGCGCCGGGGGCCGGCCCGCTTGTCACGATGAGCGTCGGTTGCGCCACGATCGTCCCGACCAGGAACGTCCTCCCCAGCGAACTCGTCTCTCGGGCCGACCGGGCCCTCTACGCCGCCAAGCAAGCCGGGCGCGACCGGATCGTCGCCTTCGACGGGTGA